A region of the Ornithinimicrobium ciconiae genome:
CCGTCGGTGGCGCGACGGACCGCGTCATCGGGCTGCGGACGGGACTCCTCCGGCAGCCCGGACCAGCGACGCAGCAGTTGGGAGCGCATCCCGGAGGCCACGCGCTGACCGGCCCAGCCGGCGACCGACTCCTGCGCCCCGGCGACCAGACCGCGGAGCACCAGCAGGGCAACCGTCCAGGCCAGCGGGGCGGTGAGTTCCCCGCCGGTGACCACAGTGCTGGCCAACCAGGCGAGGCAGACCGCCTGGGCGACGGCCAGGGTGCCGGCCAGGACCCCCGCGACCGACAGAGCGGCCACAGGAGCACGGGCGGCGGGAACCTGGCGCAACAGCTCCGGGTCGAACGGCTTCATGACTGGGGGGTCACCACCGTCTCGTCCTCTGGTGTGTCCACGGCCGGGATGTGGTGGCCGCTGATCCGCTTGCGGAAGGTCCAGTAGGTGAAGGAGGTGTAGAGCAGCACGATCGGGACGAAGAGGACCGCGACCCAGGTCATGATCATCAGCGTGTAGTCGGTCGAGGACGCGTTGGTCGTGGTGAGACTGAACGCCGGGTCGGTCGAGCTCGGCATCACGTCGGGGAAGAGCGCGATGAACAGCGATGCGACAGCCAGGGCGATCGCCACGAAGGTGCCGGTGAAGGCCCAGCCCTCCGAGCCCTGCCGGGCCTTGGCCAGGGCGGCCAGCAGCGCCACCGCAGCCAGACCGGCCACCACCCAGGACAGCGCCGTGCCCGTGTCCGTGTGGATGATCGCCAGCCAGACGACGGCCAGGACAGCCGCGACCACACCCACCCGGACGGCCAGGGCGCGGGCGTCGTGGCGGATCGGGCCGTCGGTCTTCAGCGCCAGGAACATCGCGCCGTGCGTGACGAAGACGCCGAGGAAGACCAGGCCGCCGAGCAGGGCGAGCGGGTTGAGCAGGGTGAAGAAGCCACCGGTGTACTCCATGTCGGCGTCGATCGGCACGCCGCGCACGATGTTGGTGAAGGCCACGCCCCACAGCACCGCCGGGATCACCGACCCCAGGAAGATGCACCAGTCCCAGCGCTGGCGCCAGACGTCGCTGTCGACCTTGCCGCGGTAGTCGAAGCCGAGCGCTCGCACGATCAGGGCGACGAGGATGATGAACAGCGGCAGGTAGAACCCGGAGAACAGGGTGGCGTACCAGTGCGGGAAGGCTGCGAACATGGCCCCGCCGGCCGTCAGCAGCCACACCTCGTTGCCGTCCCAGACCGGGCCGATGGTGGAGAGCATGACCCGCTTGCGGGTCTCACCGTCCTGCTCCTGCGTGCTCCGCCCGAGCACGGGAAAGAGTGCTCCGACGCCGAAATCGAATCCCTCCAGGACGAAGTAGCCGATCCACAGCACGGCGATGAGGATGAACCAGATGGTGGTCAGTTCCATTGCTTCACTTCCTTGTCAGTATGCCGAGGGGCTCAGTAGGAGAAGACGAACGGTTCGTCGTCGGCCCGGTCGCGGGGGTCGAGGGACTCGCCGTCATACTCGGGCGCTCCGGCGCGGGTGTATCTCAGGATCAGACCCACCTCGATCACGGCCAGCACCCCGTAGAGCAGGGTGAAGCCGATCATCGTGGTGGCCACCTCGGCTGTCGTGGTGCCCGGGGAGACACCGGTGTGCGTGCCCATCAGCCCGAACACCACCCACGGCTGACGCCCCATCTCGGTGAAGATCCAGCCCCAGGAGTTGGCCAGCAGGGGCAGGAACATGACGGCGATGGCTGACCAGTACCAGAACCGGTGGCGCATCTCCTTGCCCTTCCACAGCCAGAGCAGGGCGAGCGCCGCGATGCCCATCGCCGCGAAACCGAAGCCCATCATCAGCCGGAAGGTCCAGTAGGTCACCGGGATGATGGGGCGGTAGTCCTCCATCTCGGTGAGTTCGTTGCCGGCATAGGTGACCTGGTAGTCCGCCTGGAGGTCGTTGATGCCCTCGACGCCGCCGTCCAGGGTGCCGGTCGACAGGTAGGACAACAACTTAGGCACGGTGAGCGCCCAGACCTCCTCGGTGCCGTCGAGGGTGCCGACGGTGATGATCGAGAAGGGCGCGCCGACTCCCTCGGGGACGGTGTCGTAGAGCCCTTCCGCGGCGGCCATCTTCATCGGCTGGACCTCGGTCATCACCTTGCCCTGCAGGTCGCCGGAGATGGCGGTGCCCAGGCCTCCGACGAGCACGGCGATCGCGCCGATCGTGGCGGCCTTGCGATACATCGGCTGCTCGCTGTCGGGGGTGCGCTGACGCCAGACGTGCCACAGGGCGATCGCCAGCATGAAGCCACCGCCGGTCATCAAGGCGGCGGTCATCACGTGGGGGAAGGTCACCAGCTGGACCGGGTTGGTCATCACGGCCCAGAAGTCGACCAGCTCGGCGCGGCCGGTCTCGGGGTTGTTGTAGTAGCCCACCGGGTGCTGCATGAACGAGTTGGCCGCGAGGATGAAGTAGGCCGAGAGCACCGTGCCGAGGTGGATCAGCCACATGCAGGCGAGGTGCAGCTTCTCGGGGATGCGGCCCCACCCGAAGATCCACAGTCCCAGGAAGGTCGACTCGAGGAAGAAGGCCAGCAGCGCCTCGATGGCCAGCGGCGCCCCGAAGATGTCACCGACGAAGCGGGAGTAGTCCGACCAGTTCATCCCGAACTGGAACTCCTGCACGATTCCGGTGACCAGGCCGAGCGCGAAGTTGATCGTGAAGAGCTTGCCGAAGAACTTGGTCAGCCGCAGCCACTCCGGGTTGCGGGTGCGCATCCAGGCGGTCTGCAGGATCGCCACCAGCAGCGACAGGCCGATCGTGATCGGCACGAAGAAGTAGTGGTAGACGGTCGTGATGCCGAACTGCCAGCGAGCAAGCTCAAGTGCTTCCATGGGCGCTCCCCACACAGAGGTGACGTGCCGGGCGCATCCCGGTGCGCCACGGACATAGTGACTACTACATTACGTAGTGACACTACGCCGCGTAGTAGATGGGTGCCAAGCCCGAGGGGCGTGATCTCGGCCTCACTTGCCGACCTCCGACGAGCGCGCGGCGTTGCGCTCTCCCGGGTGACCGGGCGCGTGGCGTCGGGCTCAGGCCCAGAACGCCCAGGTGAGAGAGGCCCACGGAGCCGCCGCGATCACGGCTGTCGTCAGCAGCACCGGCACGGCCGAGGGGTGTGTGCGCTCGTGCCCAGGGAGTGCTCGCAGCCGCACGATGAGCTCGCTCGGAGCGCCCGAGCTGCCGAGCGCCGCCGGTGGATGGGTTGAGCCGGCCATCACCGCCAGCGCCACGCCCAGGGGGGTGACCCCGACGCGGCGTGCCGCCCGACGGTCGGCCAGCAGCTCGATGAGCAGCCGCACCTCGGCCAGCGCGTCGTCACTGCGCAGCCGTCGGGGCACGGTCCAGTGCAGCACTGTGAAGAACTCGAGCATCAGGTCGTGCCGGGCGGTGGTGTGGGCGCGCTCGTGGGCCAGCACCGCGCGCAGCTGCTCCTCGGTGAGTGCCTCGACGGTGCCCTGGGTCAGCACCACCCGCGAGCGCAGACCGGGCAGACAGTATGCCGATCGGCCCGGGTGGTCGACGACTCGCACCCGCCCGTCAGAGCGGCTGGCGACCACGTCCACGAGGTTGCGCTGGGCGCGCCTGTCGGTCCGCAGGCCACGACCGATCAGGTGGGCCGACCGGAGCAGCATCACGGACATGCCCCCGGTCATCACCGTGGCGACGACCACCGCCAGGGAGACCCGTGTCGACTCAGTGAAGAAGGTCGGCACGGTCCCGCCCTCGCTGTTCAGCGCGATCGCGGCTGCCGGCGCGGTCATCAGGGCGGCCAGCACCCCGGCGGCGCCGGCGACCTGCCACAGCGCCAGCGCGGCACCGGGAGTGCGGCGCAGCCAGTGCAGACGGGGCAGCAGCCGCGGCATCCCCACGGTCAGCAGGATCGCGGTCGCCGCGAGGGCGAGGACGGGCAGTGCGGATGACACCGGCGCTGCCCGTGCCTATCCGTTCGACGTGGGCGGGGCTGCGCCCAGCAGGGCCTGGAGATCGGAGATCTCCTGCTCGCTGGCGCCCCCGATGAAGTGCAGCATCGCCGCCTTGCGGTCACTGGTGTCGAGCGACTCCAGGGTGTTGCGCATGGTGGCGGCCGTCATCTCCTCACGCGACGCGGTCGGGCTGTACTGCCAGGCTCGTCCGTCGCGGACGCGGGTGACGACCTTCTTCTTGGCCAAACGGTCGAGCACGGTCATGACCGTGGTGTAGGCGAGGTCGCGATTCAGCGCGAGGCGCTCGTGCACCTCGCGCACGCTCATATCGCCGTCACTGTCCCAGAGAACATCCATGACGGCGCGCTCCAGGTCACCAAGACTCGCTCCGAACGGCCACATAGACCCCATGATACGCCTCCGCGGGCCGTAGTCCTACGTCGTGTAGGAGATCTCACTTCCGCCCGTCCCGGGGTCAGGGCGACGGGTAGCCCTGCGGGTTGTCCTGCTGCCAGCGCCAGGTGTCGGCGCACATGTCCTCAACCGTCCGCTCCGCACGCCAGCCGAGCTCGGCCTCTGCGCGGGAGGGATCGGCATACGAGGCGGCGATGTCACCCGCACGCCGGGCCACCACGTCGTAGGGGATCTGCTGGCCGCTGGCCCGCTCGAAGGCGGTGACCAGCTCCAGCACGCTCGTCCCTGATCCGCTGCCAAGGTTCCACGCCGACAGCGGCTGGTCGGTCTGCCCGATCCGCTCCAGGGCGGCCAGGTGCCCCAGGGCCAGGTCGACCACGTGGATGTAGTCCCGCACGCCCGTGCCGTCCACCGTGTCGTAGTCGTCACCGAAGACCTGCAGCCGCTCGCGGCGACCGACCGCGACCTGGGCGATGAACGGCATCAGGTTGTTCGGTATGCCGGACGGGTCCTCCCCGATGCGTCCCGAGACATGTGCTCCGACGGGGTTGAAATAGCGCAGCAGCGCAATCCGCCAGGTCGGATCGGCCACGGCGACGTCGCGCAGGATCTGCTCGATCATCACCTTGGTCCAGCCGTAGGGGTTGGTCGCCGACGTCGGCAGGTCCTCGGTCATCGGCACCGGAGCGTCGGCCCCATAGACCGTGGCGGAGGAGGAGAAGACGAGCTGGCGCACGGCATACTCCTGCATCGCGCGCACGAGGGAGATGGTGCCGCCGACGTTGTTGTCGTAGTAGTCCAGCGGCTGCTCGACGCTCTCACCGACCGCCTTCTTGCCGGCGAAGTGGATCACGGCGTCGAAGGCGCCCTCGCGCAGCACGGCGCGCACGGCCTCGTGGTCGCGCAGGTCAACCTCGTGCACCGGCAGGTCTGCCCCCGTGAGCTCCCGCAGCCGGTCGATGGCCGAGGGCACCGCGTTGCTGAAGTTGTCGAGGATCTCGACCTGGTGGGCCGCGGCGAGCTCGACGACGGTGTGGGAGCCGATGAACCCGGCACCGCCGGTGACCAGAACCTTCTGCCTCATGGCACCGACCTTACGGGAGGGCGCCCATCAGACGCCGGCGTGGGAGGACCCGCGCTGCCGGTCCGGGCTCAGGCGTCGGCGCTGGCCAGGGCGCCGTCGGCCACGTGCCCGTCGTGCAGCTCGATGAGCCGGTCGGCGCGAGCCATCAGGATCGGGTCGTGCGTGGAGACGACGGCGGCGATGCCCCGCTCGTGAGTCAGCTCGGAGAGCAGGTCCATGATCGTGGCTGCCGTGTCGGAGTCCAGCTGGCCCGTCGGCTCGTCGGCGATCAGGATCTGCGGGTCGCTGACCAGGGCCCGGGCGATGCCGACGCGCTGCTGCTGACCGCCGGAGAGCTCATAGGGTCGCTGCGTCCCGTGCTTGCCCAGCGAGACCTTGTCGAGCGCCGCGGCCACCCGGTCGGCACGCTCCGCGACGGGGGTCTTCTTTAGCCGCAGCGCGACCTCGACGTTCTCGGCGGCCGAGAGCACCGGCACGAGCCCGAAGCTCTGGAAGATGTGCCCGACCATCTCGCGACGCACCGCGAGCACGTCGTTCTCCTTCATCTCCGAGAGCACCCGGCCGTCACCGAGCAGCACGCGCCCGGAGGTCGGCCGGTCCAGCCCACCCAGGATGTTGAGCAGGGTCGTCTTGCCGGAGCCGGAGGGGCCGCGCACGACGGTGAGCTGCCCGGGGTGCACCTCGACGGTGACGTCGACCAGCGCGTGCACCTCGGCGGCGCCCTTGCCGAACGTGCGGGAGAGCTGCTCCGCCCGGATCAGATAGTCACTCATGAATCCTCCTTGGCGGGCCGGAACACGGCGTTGGGGTCCGCATCCTCGGCAGTATGCCGATCGCCCGGGTCACGCGTCCCCGTGCCGGTGGTTTCGCTGCCGGCCTCGTGGTGCTCGGGATCGACGGGGCGGTTGCGTTCGGCATCCGGCCACACCCCGACGTGGTCGGGCTCCAGCTCGAGCCGGACCCGGTCCCGCAGTCCGAGCTCGGTGACATAGCCACTGGGCAGCTGCATGCGCCCGGCCCGGTCGATGACCGTGTACTCCTCTGCGACCAGGTGCTCCACGCCGTGCTCGTCGACCTCGGTGTGGCGCAGCACCTCGGTGGAGGTGCGGCCGTCCCGGATCTGCACGGTGCGGCGCACGTGATCGGCGATCGTCGGGTCGTGCGTGACGATCAGGACTGTGACGCCGAGCTGCTCGGAGGCCTCGCGCATCGCGTCCAGGACGATCTCGGACATCGCGTCATCCAGCTCACCGGTCGGCTCGTCGGCCAGCAGGACGGCCGGGTTGTTGGCCACGGCCGTGGCGATCGCCACCCGCTGCTGCTGGCCACCGGACATCTCCGCCGGGCGGCGGTCCCGCACGTCGGCGACCCCGAGCAGCTCCAGCAGCTCGCCCACCCGCTCCCGCCGCTCCCGCGCGTTGCTGATCAGCAGCGGCAGGGCGACATTCTCTGCGGCGGTCAGGAAGGGCATCAGGTTGCGTGAGGTCTGCTGCCAGACGAAGCCCACGGTGTGCCGCTGATAGCGCACCCGTTGCGTGCGCGACATCGACCCGAGGTTGACCCCGGCCACCGTCGCGCGTCCGCCGGTCGGCTTGTCCAGACCGGACAGGATGTTGAGCAGCGTCGACTTGCCCGAGCCAGAGGCGCCGACGAGCGCGACGACATCGCCGGGTTCGACCCGCAGGTTCAGACCCTGCAGCGCCTGGATCTCCACCCCCTCGGTGGAATAGATGCGGACCAGGTCCTCACACAGGATGTCCGGTCCACCGTGGTCCCGGCTGGTGACTCCGGCGAGCGGGGTGTCCGTTGTCGTCATGGTGACTCCTTCACCGCGGTGGTCGTCACCGCTCTGGTGCTGGTGCTGGTGCTGGTCAGTGTGCCGTCGGCCATCGTCTCGGTCATCTCTCCTCGCCCCCGCGCAGCGTGCTGACCAGGTCGGCCCGGCCGGACAGCGTGGCGGACACCGCGATGGCCAGCCCGACGACGAGCAGGATGCCCAGGGCCACCGGCCCCAGCACCGCCCAGTCGATGGCCAGCGAAGGTTGTGTGTCCCCACCGGTGAGGCCGGTGAGGTCGATCGCCTTGAGCAGCAGCCAGGGGACCAGCACACCAAGGGCCGCCCCGACGGCAAAGGCCATCGCGACCAGCGGGCCGAGCTCCCAGGCGGTGAGACCGCGGGCCTGCCGCTGGCTCAGCCCCAGGGTGCGCAGCACCGCAAACAAGGTGGTGCGCCCGGCGGCGCCCATCAGCTGCACACAGAGCACCGCCAGGACGGTCAGGGCGGTGGTGGCCACGACCGCGGCAACCAGGAGTCCTGACATGGACCCGGTGACCGGGGCCTCGCGGAAGGTGGCGAGCTGGGCGCGCGGAGTCTCGGCCAGCGCGTTGGGGACGGCAAGGTTGAGATCAGCGGTCAGCGTCTCGGTCTGGCCGGGGTCGGCTGCCTTGACAAGCACGACCGCCCCGTCTGGTGTCGAACCTCCGGCCGCTTCCCACTGGGTCCGGTCCACAATCAGGAACTCCCCCCGGGTCCGCACGCCGGGCAGCTCGTCGACGTGCCCGATCACCTCGACCTCGCCGTGGCCCTCCAGGGAGCCGCCGCCGGAGTCGGCCACCAGCTCTCCTCCGGCCACGACGGGAGTCGCGCTGCCGGCGGAGGCAAAGAGCGCTTCGGGCAGCGGCGTGAGGGGGGTGTCCGCCCAGACCTCTGGCAGGGTGCTGTCGACGATATAGATCGTCAGCCCGTCAGCCGTGAGCTCACCGCGCAGATCCGCGTTGTGCGTCGCGGGCCGGATCGCAGCGACCTCGGCGACACCGTCCACCCCCCGGACCGTCTCGACGTCCTCCGCCGACCAGGTCGGACCGGACATCCGGACGTCGGCACCGGCGGTGCGCCACACGGCGGACTCAGCCCCGGTGTTGATCGTCGCGGCCAGGACCGAGGACAGGACCGCCACCGAGACCCCCAGGATCACAGCCAGGGCCGGGATGACCCCACCGGCGGGATCGCGCACCGCACGGGCCGCCCCGAGGAAGTTGGTCAGGCCCCGTCCGCGGCGGAACAGACGCATCAGGGCGTGCACGGGCAGCGGGTAGAGACGCAGCGTGATCACGCAGGCCGCCAGCGCGAGCAGCACCGGGGTGGCGACCATCAGCAGATCGACTCCAGTGTCGACGCTGACCACGGTCACGGCGTCCGGACCGGTGCCCTCGGTTGCCTCCGAGACACCGGTGAGGCCCCGGTCGAACAGCCGCCAGATCGCCAGCCCCGCGAGGGCGAGCACGACCACCTCGGCGAGCATCCGCAACCGGCTCGCGCCGCGACTACTCAGGTCGCTGCGGCTGGACCGGCTGGCAGTGCTCGCGGTCGTCGCCAGCACCACGGCAGGGGCGAGGGCCATGAGGCCGACCGGGAGCCACTCGGTCCATCCGCTGGCCGGCAGGTCGATGAGGTTGGCGGCATAGTGCCCAGCGACCGCAGCCGGGATGCCAGCGGCCAGCCCCTCCAGTGCCATCGCTCCCCGGACCTGAGCCGGAGAGCCGCCGCGGGCGGTGGCCAGGGCCAGGGTCTGCTGCCGGCGCGACACGATGAGACTGCCCGCGAGGGCGAGGACGGCGAGAGCGACGCCGATCGGCCCGGCAGCCACCACAGCCAGGATCGAGGCCGTGGCGCGCTGCTGCTGAGACAGCGCCTCGAAGGTGCTCAGTGACTCAGTGCTGAAGGTGGTCTGGATGGGTGGGGTGGACAGATTGACGCCCGGGGAGTTGAAGGTGGTGTCGAGCTCCTCGGCGGTCTCCGGCATCCGCAGGTCCTGCTGCGTGGCAGTCAGCCGGATCAGTTGGCTGGTGACCTGATCGATCTGGTCACCCGAGACGCCCTCACCCTGGACCGGATAGAACAGCTTCATCGCGTTGTTGGTGATCGGTCCCGTCGACCCGGGGTTCTCAGGCGGCAGGTATGCCGTGATGAAACCCACCAGACCGAGGTCACCGGAGAAGATCTCGCCCACTCGGGTCGAGTTGGGCATGTGGGCCCAGCGAGGATCCTCGGGGTTCTTGGGCACATAGGTGCCGGTGATCAGGAAGTCCGCGAAGGTGTCACCAGGGGCCAGGTTGAGCCGGTCGGCGGCATCATCCAGGATCACCACCTGCACAGGGCCGTCAACAGTGCCCTCGGGGATGCTCTCAGCGGGCAGTTGTGGGCTGGGGTTGAGCACCATCTGCGGCCAGTCACCGGAGACCAGGTCGACGTGCTCCTCCAGCAACGGGTCGATGCGCTGCTGGATCGCGACCCGGGCGAACTCTGTGCCCTCGGGGGGCTGCTGGAGGGTGTCGTTCTTGCCCAGCTCGATGAACAGGTCGCCGGGCCCCATCATGGAGCGCAACGGCTCGGGCTGTGCCTGGCGGGTCTCCTCCATCCCGTCGAGCAGGTCGCCCCAGGTGTCCTGAGCGGAGGTGTACTCGCGCCCCGCCTCGGGGACGATGGTGGCACTCCAGTTGGCCATCAGGTCGCGTTGCTGCGCAGAGAGAGCACCCACCTGATAGGGCACCTGCCGACTGTTCATGTCCAGGATGAAACGGGGCCACAGCGTCGCCGCGAAGGCGATCAGGGCGACCAGCACCGCCAGAAGCAGGGTTGGCCAGGGGTCGGCGAAGACCTGACGCAGGACCACCCGGGCGCGCCCCGGCACCCGGACGGCGCCGTGCCGGCTCATCGGATCTCCTCGCGGTATTCACGGTCCAGCGCCTGGTCGCGCACCGTCAGGTAGAGCACGACGAGCAGGAGGGCGAGGGCCAGGCACAGCCCGAGCAGGAGACCAGCCCAGAAGGGGGCCTCGAGCACCAACGGAGCCGGCAACTGGGCCTGACCCGCCAAGGTGGTGCTGCGGGACAGCTCGGGCACGACCAGGCGCCCGACGAGCCAGCCGCTCAGCAGACCCAGCCCGAGCGAGGCCAGGACGACGGCCGCGAGCTCAGCCGCCCTGGCGCG
Encoded here:
- the cydB gene encoding cytochrome d ubiquinol oxidase subunit II, with translation MELTTIWFILIAVLWIGYFVLEGFDFGVGALFPVLGRSTQEQDGETRKRVMLSTIGPVWDGNEVWLLTAGGAMFAAFPHWYATLFSGFYLPLFIILVALIVRALGFDYRGKVDSDVWRQRWDWCIFLGSVIPAVLWGVAFTNIVRGVPIDADMEYTGGFFTLLNPLALLGGLVFLGVFVTHGAMFLALKTDGPIRHDARALAVRVGVVAAVLAVVWLAIIHTDTGTALSWVVAGLAAVALLAALAKARQGSEGWAFTGTFVAIALAVASLFIALFPDVMPSSTDPAFSLTTTNASSTDYTLMIMTWVAVLFVPIVLLYTSFTYWTFRKRISGHHIPAVDTPEDETVVTPQS
- a CDS encoding cytochrome ubiquinol oxidase subunit I, with translation MEALELARWQFGITTVYHYFFVPITIGLSLLVAILQTAWMRTRNPEWLRLTKFFGKLFTINFALGLVTGIVQEFQFGMNWSDYSRFVGDIFGAPLAIEALLAFFLESTFLGLWIFGWGRIPEKLHLACMWLIHLGTVLSAYFILAANSFMQHPVGYYNNPETGRAELVDFWAVMTNPVQLVTFPHVMTAALMTGGGFMLAIALWHVWRQRTPDSEQPMYRKAATIGAIAVLVGGLGTAISGDLQGKVMTEVQPMKMAAAEGLYDTVPEGVGAPFSIITVGTLDGTEEVWALTVPKLLSYLSTGTLDGGVEGINDLQADYQVTYAGNELTEMEDYRPIIPVTYWTFRLMMGFGFAAMGIAALALLWLWKGKEMRHRFWYWSAIAVMFLPLLANSWGWIFTEMGRQPWVVFGLMGTHTGVSPGTTTAEVATTMIGFTLLYGVLAVIEVGLILRYTRAGAPEYDGESLDPRDRADDEPFVFSY
- a CDS encoding M56 family metallopeptidase codes for the protein MSSALPVLALAATAILLTVGMPRLLPRLHWLRRTPGAALALWQVAGAAGVLAALMTAPAAAIALNSEGGTVPTFFTESTRVSLAVVVATVMTGGMSVMLLRSAHLIGRGLRTDRRAQRNLVDVVASRSDGRVRVVDHPGRSAYCLPGLRSRVVLTQGTVEALTEEQLRAVLAHERAHTTARHDLMLEFFTVLHWTVPRRLRSDDALAEVRLLIELLADRRAARRVGVTPLGVALAVMAGSTHPPAALGSSGAPSELIVRLRALPGHERTHPSAVPVLLTTAVIAAAPWASLTWAFWA
- a CDS encoding BlaI/MecI/CopY family transcriptional regulator — protein: MWPFGASLGDLERAVMDVLWDSDGDMSVREVHERLALNRDLAYTTVMTVLDRLAKKKVVTRVRDGRAWQYSPTASREEMTAATMRNTLESLDTSDRKAAMLHFIGGASEQEISDLQALLGAAPPTSNG
- the galE gene encoding UDP-glucose 4-epimerase GalE, which translates into the protein MRQKVLVTGGAGFIGSHTVVELAAAHQVEILDNFSNAVPSAIDRLRELTGADLPVHEVDLRDHEAVRAVLREGAFDAVIHFAGKKAVGESVEQPLDYYDNNVGGTISLVRAMQEYAVRQLVFSSSATVYGADAPVPMTEDLPTSATNPYGWTKVMIEQILRDVAVADPTWRIALLRYFNPVGAHVSGRIGEDPSGIPNNLMPFIAQVAVGRRERLQVFGDDYDTVDGTGVRDYIHVVDLALGHLAALERIGQTDQPLSAWNLGSGSGTSVLELVTAFERASGQQIPYDVVARRAGDIAASYADPSRAEAELGWRAERTVEDMCADTWRWQQDNPQGYPSP
- a CDS encoding ABC transporter ATP-binding protein — protein: MSDYLIRAEQLSRTFGKGAAEVHALVDVTVEVHPGQLTVVRGPSGSGKTTLLNILGGLDRPTSGRVLLGDGRVLSEMKENDVLAVRREMVGHIFQSFGLVPVLSAAENVEVALRLKKTPVAERADRVAAALDKVSLGKHGTQRPYELSGGQQQRVGIARALVSDPQILIADEPTGQLDSDTAATIMDLLSELTHERGIAAVVSTHDPILMARADRLIELHDGHVADGALASADA
- a CDS encoding ABC transporter ATP-binding protein, whose amino-acid sequence is MTTTDTPLAGVTSRDHGGPDILCEDLVRIYSTEGVEIQALQGLNLRVEPGDVVALVGASGSGKSTLLNILSGLDKPTGGRATVAGVNLGSMSRTQRVRYQRHTVGFVWQQTSRNLMPFLTAAENVALPLLISNARERRERVGELLELLGVADVRDRRPAEMSGGQQQRVAIATAVANNPAVLLADEPTGELDDAMSEIVLDAMREASEQLGVTVLIVTHDPTIADHVRRTVQIRDGRTSTEVLRHTEVDEHGVEHLVAEEYTVIDRAGRMQLPSGYVTELGLRDRVRLELEPDHVGVWPDAERNRPVDPEHHEAGSETTGTGTRDPGDRHTAEDADPNAVFRPAKEDS
- a CDS encoding ABC transporter permease — translated: MSRHGAVRVPGRARVVLRQVFADPWPTLLLAVLVALIAFAATLWPRFILDMNSRQVPYQVGALSAQQRDLMANWSATIVPEAGREYTSAQDTWGDLLDGMEETRQAQPEPLRSMMGPGDLFIELGKNDTLQQPPEGTEFARVAIQQRIDPLLEEHVDLVSGDWPQMVLNPSPQLPAESIPEGTVDGPVQVVILDDAADRLNLAPGDTFADFLITGTYVPKNPEDPRWAHMPNSTRVGEIFSGDLGLVGFITAYLPPENPGSTGPITNNAMKLFYPVQGEGVSGDQIDQVTSQLIRLTATQQDLRMPETAEELDTTFNSPGVNLSTPPIQTTFSTESLSTFEALSQQQRATASILAVVAAGPIGVALAVLALAGSLIVSRRQQTLALATARGGSPAQVRGAMALEGLAAGIPAAVAGHYAANLIDLPASGWTEWLPVGLMALAPAVVLATTASTASRSSRSDLSSRGASRLRMLAEVVVLALAGLAIWRLFDRGLTGVSEATEGTGPDAVTVVSVDTGVDLLMVATPVLLALAACVITLRLYPLPVHALMRLFRRGRGLTNFLGAARAVRDPAGGVIPALAVILGVSVAVLSSVLAATINTGAESAVWRTAGADVRMSGPTWSAEDVETVRGVDGVAEVAAIRPATHNADLRGELTADGLTIYIVDSTLPEVWADTPLTPLPEALFASAGSATPVVAGGELVADSGGGSLEGHGEVEVIGHVDELPGVRTRGEFLIVDRTQWEAAGGSTPDGAVVLVKAADPGQTETLTADLNLAVPNALAETPRAQLATFREAPVTGSMSGLLVAAVVATTALTVLAVLCVQLMGAAGRTTLFAVLRTLGLSQRQARGLTAWELGPLVAMAFAVGAALGVLVPWLLLKAIDLTGLTGGDTQPSLAIDWAVLGPVALGILLVVGLAIAVSATLSGRADLVSTLRGGEER